In the genome of Burkholderia diffusa, one region contains:
- a CDS encoding TraR/DksA family transcriptional regulator: MALDQEQRQTLQRRLTESEQALRADIRTSEDQRALESYAELAGAAPDEGDEANADLFVDMDHALIGMKLAELRAIGRAQQRMRDGSYGECIDCDAPVGYERLLARPTAERCTHCQSVYERRYATTPRASL; the protein is encoded by the coding sequence ATGGCGCTCGATCAAGAACAACGGCAGACGCTGCAGCGGCGGCTGACCGAAAGCGAGCAAGCGTTGCGGGCGGATATCCGGACGAGCGAGGACCAGCGGGCGTTGGAGTCCTATGCTGAGCTCGCCGGCGCGGCGCCGGACGAGGGCGACGAGGCGAACGCCGATCTGTTCGTCGACATGGATCACGCGCTGATCGGCATGAAGCTGGCCGAGTTGCGTGCGATCGGGCGCGCGCAGCAGCGCATGCGCGACGGCAGCTACGGCGAATGCATCGATTGCGATGCGCCGGTCGGCTATGAGCGGCTGCTCGCGCGCCCGACTGCCGAGCGTTGCACGCATTGCCAGTCGGTGTACGAGCGCCGCTACGCGACGACACCGCGCGCATCGCTCTGA
- a CDS encoding sigma-54 dependent transcriptional regulator, with amino-acid sequence MNMPITRDKSAGGGRNTGQRPLIYWTQSPSVMLRKELARRDWKVTVVAHASEMRDTSGEITCGILDLSDGHADAIGSIASTCASMRDVVWVALVETGQTASPTVRALLRDYCFDYITLPASHQRIADTVGHAYGMECLFARDREALESREHGIVGTCSAMLRLFDTVRRFARTDAPVFVFGETGTGKELTAVAIHRHSERRNGPFVAVNCGAIPPHLLQSELFGYERGAFTGANARKIGYVEAANGGTLLLDEIGDLPHESQASLLRFLQERAIHRLGGSDPVPVDVRVVSATHVDLREAMEKGRFRADLFHRLCVMRIDQPPLRARGKDIELLAHHMLERFRGDARHRVRGFSTDAITALYKHDWPGNVRELINRVRRAVVMTEGRLITAQDLELEYCLDAASPSVADIRKSIEREAIETALLRTRGRVAASARELGVSRATLYRWMEAYGIERPRGTGSSD; translated from the coding sequence ATGAATATGCCAATAACGCGCGATAAGAGCGCCGGCGGGGGAAGGAATACCGGGCAGCGTCCGCTGATTTACTGGACCCAGTCACCGTCCGTCATGCTGCGCAAGGAGCTTGCCCGGCGCGACTGGAAAGTGACGGTCGTTGCGCACGCAAGCGAAATGCGCGATACCTCCGGCGAAATCACCTGCGGCATCCTCGACCTGAGCGATGGCCACGCCGACGCGATCGGCAGCATCGCGTCGACCTGCGCGTCGATGCGCGATGTCGTATGGGTTGCGCTCGTCGAAACAGGTCAGACCGCCTCGCCGACCGTGCGCGCGTTACTGCGCGACTATTGCTTCGACTACATCACGTTGCCCGCGTCACACCAGCGAATTGCCGATACGGTCGGCCATGCGTATGGAATGGAATGCCTGTTCGCGCGCGACCGCGAAGCCCTCGAATCGCGGGAGCACGGCATCGTCGGCACCTGCAGCGCGATGCTGAGGCTGTTCGATACGGTGCGGCGCTTCGCGCGCACCGATGCGCCGGTGTTCGTGTTCGGCGAAACGGGAACCGGCAAGGAGCTGACGGCCGTCGCGATCCATCGCCATTCGGAACGGCGCAACGGCCCGTTCGTCGCGGTCAACTGCGGTGCGATTCCGCCCCACCTGCTGCAATCGGAACTGTTCGGCTACGAGCGCGGTGCATTCACGGGCGCGAACGCACGCAAGATCGGCTACGTCGAGGCCGCGAACGGCGGCACGCTGCTGCTCGACGAAATCGGCGATCTGCCTCACGAGAGCCAGGCGAGCCTGCTGCGCTTCCTGCAAGAGCGTGCGATTCATCGCCTCGGCGGCAGCGATCCGGTGCCGGTCGACGTGCGGGTCGTCTCCGCGACGCATGTCGACCTGCGTGAAGCGATGGAAAAAGGGCGTTTCCGCGCGGACTTGTTCCATCGTCTTTGCGTGATGCGCATCGATCAGCCGCCGCTGCGTGCGCGCGGCAAGGACATCGAACTGCTCGCGCATCACATGCTGGAACGCTTTCGTGGCGACGCGCGTCATCGCGTGCGCGGCTTCTCGACCGATGCGATCACGGCGCTCTACAAGCACGATTGGCCGGGCAATGTCCGCGAACTGATCAACCGTGTGCGGCGTGCGGTCGTGATGACGGAAGGGCGCCTGATCACCGCGCAGGACCTGGAGCTCGAATACTGTCTCGACGCGGCGTCGCCGTCCGTTGCCGATATCCGCAAGTCGATCGAACGTGAAGCGATCGAAACCGCGCTGCTGCGCACACGCGGACGTGTCGCCGCTTCCGCGCGCGAGCTCGGCGTATCGCGTGCAACGCTCTATCGCTGGATGGAAGCGTACGGAATCGAGCGGCCGCGCGGCACGGGATCGTCGGACTGA
- a CDS encoding glycoside hydrolase family 2 protein, translating into MLATAAGAARGPLDLPADGWIAAPVPGTVALALALAGRRDDTASLDERDHWYRVELRGHGPRMLRFHGLATLAEAWLDDTPILRSDSMFVAHDVPVSLDGTHRLTVCFRALAPHLRDVRALRRARWRTRLAEPATLRTVRTSLLGHMSGWFPRCVPTGPWRPLDVLDPANGPVLVHRDLHARIDGDTGWLDAELAFAEPLPDAFAARLSCGEHHATLERSGANRLHASVAVPNVRRWWPHTHGEPVLYDVALHIGADRQPLGATGFRTIEQDAGDDGKGFGMRVNGVRVFARGACWSSAAPLALHADDATYGRLLGYARDAGFNMIRVGGTMTYEADAFHAWCDRLGLLVWQDFMFANFDYALDDRAFADAVDREVEQFLTRHRASPSLAVLCGGSEIAQQAAMSGLGPKQRFLELTAERLAGHAAARRPDTPYVPDSPDGGVLPFMPRERVSHYYGVGAYLRPLDDARRADVRFASECLAFANVPCDAMLASLGWPGVHEPRWKAAVPRDPGSSWDFDDIRDHYLHTLYDVAPDRLRREDPSRYFELSRAVIADLMRDTFSEWRRTGSRCAGALVWQFQDVMAGAGWGLLDATHRPKSAWYALRQVLQPVQVLLVDEGLNGLDVHVINERPAPLSAAVELVALRDGRTPVARAGGPVRLAAHDAVRLDSADLLGRFFDWTYAYRFGPCEHDTVVATLRTEDGTLLSQAFYFPSRTHPAVFARREPGIEACVSRTGDTWHVDIGTRHVARHVQIDAPGFVPRDDWFDLAPGTPARVALVPLDSAGEHPAAGAPPTVAIRAVNAARTVRATLAG; encoded by the coding sequence ATGCTCGCCACGGCCGCGGGCGCCGCGCGCGGGCCGCTCGATCTTCCCGCCGACGGCTGGATCGCCGCCCCCGTCCCCGGCACGGTCGCACTAGCGCTCGCGCTGGCCGGACGGCGCGACGATACGGCGTCGCTCGACGAGCGCGACCACTGGTATCGCGTCGAACTGCGTGGGCACGGGCCGCGCATGCTGCGCTTTCACGGCCTCGCGACACTCGCCGAGGCATGGCTCGACGACACGCCGATCCTGCGCTCCGACAGCATGTTCGTCGCGCACGACGTACCCGTGTCGCTCGACGGCACGCACCGGCTGACGGTCTGCTTCCGCGCCCTCGCACCGCACCTGCGCGACGTGCGCGCACTTCGCCGCGCACGCTGGCGCACGCGGCTGGCCGAACCGGCGACGCTGCGCACCGTTCGCACGTCGCTGCTCGGGCACATGTCCGGCTGGTTTCCGCGCTGCGTGCCGACCGGACCGTGGCGGCCCTTGGACGTGCTCGATCCGGCCAATGGTCCCGTTCTCGTTCATCGCGACCTGCATGCGCGCATCGACGGCGACACCGGCTGGCTCGACGCGGAACTCGCGTTCGCGGAGCCGTTGCCCGATGCGTTCGCGGCCCGGCTGTCGTGCGGCGAGCACCACGCGACGCTCGAGCGAAGCGGCGCCAATCGGCTGCACGCAAGCGTCGCGGTACCGAACGTGCGCCGCTGGTGGCCGCACACGCACGGCGAACCGGTGCTCTATGACGTTGCATTGCACATCGGCGCCGATCGACAGCCGCTCGGCGCGACGGGTTTTCGCACGATCGAGCAGGACGCGGGCGACGACGGCAAGGGCTTCGGGATGCGCGTGAACGGCGTGCGCGTGTTCGCGCGCGGCGCTTGCTGGAGCAGCGCCGCGCCGCTCGCGCTGCACGCGGATGACGCAACCTATGGCCGGTTGCTCGGATACGCGCGCGACGCCGGCTTCAACATGATTCGCGTCGGCGGCACGATGACGTACGAGGCCGACGCATTCCACGCGTGGTGCGACCGGCTCGGCCTGCTGGTCTGGCAGGACTTCATGTTTGCGAACTTCGACTACGCGCTCGACGATCGCGCGTTCGCGGACGCGGTCGATCGCGAAGTCGAACAGTTCCTCACGCGCCACCGCGCATCGCCATCGCTCGCCGTGCTGTGCGGCGGCAGCGAGATCGCGCAACAGGCCGCGATGTCGGGGCTCGGGCCGAAACAGCGCTTCCTCGAACTGACCGCCGAGCGCCTCGCCGGCCATGCGGCCGCGCGACGGCCCGACACGCCTTACGTCCCCGACTCGCCCGACGGCGGCGTGCTGCCGTTCATGCCACGCGAACGCGTGTCCCACTACTACGGCGTCGGCGCGTATCTTCGCCCGCTCGACGACGCACGTCGCGCCGACGTGCGCTTCGCAAGCGAATGCCTCGCGTTCGCGAACGTGCCGTGCGATGCGATGCTCGCCAGCCTCGGCTGGCCGGGCGTCCATGAGCCGCGCTGGAAAGCGGCCGTGCCGCGCGATCCCGGCTCGTCATGGGATTTCGACGATATTCGGGATCACTATCTGCACACGCTGTACGACGTGGCACCCGACCGCCTGCGACGCGAGGACCCGTCGCGTTATTTCGAGCTGTCGCGCGCAGTGATCGCGGACCTGATGCGCGACACGTTCTCCGAATGGCGGCGCACCGGCTCACGCTGCGCGGGCGCGCTCGTCTGGCAGTTCCAGGACGTGATGGCGGGCGCGGGATGGGGATTGCTCGATGCGACGCATCGGCCGAAATCGGCATGGTATGCGCTGCGCCAGGTACTTCAACCGGTGCAGGTCCTGCTTGTCGACGAAGGGCTGAACGGGCTCGACGTGCACGTGATCAACGAGCGACCGGCCCCGCTGTCGGCGGCCGTCGAGCTGGTCGCGCTGCGCGACGGCCGCACGCCGGTCGCGCGGGCCGGCGGGCCGGTCCGGCTGGCCGCGCACGATGCGGTGCGGCTCGATTCGGCCGATTTGCTCGGCCGCTTCTTCGATTGGACCTACGCGTATCGCTTCGGTCCGTGCGAGCACGATACCGTCGTCGCGACGCTGCGCACCGAGGACGGCACGCTGCTGTCGCAAGCTTTCTACTTCCCGTCCCGCACGCACCCGGCCGTGTTCGCCCGCCGCGAACCCGGCATCGAGGCATGCGTGTCGCGCACCGGCGACACGTGGCATGTCGACATCGGTACGCGCCACGTCGCGCGTCACGTGCAGATCGACGCACCGGGCTTCGTGCCGCGCGACGACTGGTTCGATCTCGCGCCCGGCACGCCGGCACGCGTCGCGCTCGTGCCGCTGGATAGCGCCGGCGAGCATCCGGCCGCCGGCGCGCCACCGACCGTGGCGATCCGCGCGGTCAACGCCGCACGAACCGTGCGCGCCACGTTGGCCGGCTGA
- a CDS encoding acyl carrier protein, with the protein MKNEIRTILKHVAHLETAIDSIGDGDDLYEAGLSSLDTIQLMLAIEKQFDIEIPDEMLNRNLFRSIDALADTIATLQRSEHSA; encoded by the coding sequence GTGAAAAACGAAATCAGAACCATCCTCAAGCACGTCGCCCACCTCGAAACCGCGATCGATTCGATCGGTGACGGGGACGACCTTTACGAAGCAGGCCTCTCGTCGCTCGACACGATCCAGCTGATGCTCGCGATCGAGAAGCAGTTCGACATCGAGATTCCCGACGAGATGCTGAACCGCAATCTGTTCCGCAGCATCGACGCACTCGCGGACACGATCGCGACCCTGCAACGCTCCGAGCATTCCGCATGA
- a CDS encoding Crp/Fnr family transcriptional regulator, whose amino-acid sequence MLHLHSSYSANAILDALPEDSIRAIAPHLELVRVKAGMLDRVGEPMRHLHFPTTAMMSVQHLMEDGAMVEVAVVGREGVVGLATLVGGTAVSNRVEVRIGGMAYRVPTCVMRSEFERSPATYRLLLNYCQATMAQISRSALCNRHHSVSEQLSRWLLLAHDRIDGDELAVTQQTIANMLGVRREGVTEAAGNLQEAGLIRQRRGRITVLDRDGLERQACECYELIRADYRRLLGTRAGVRSMPVRPRMHDVHGGFPAHGA is encoded by the coding sequence ATGCTTCATCTTCACTCGAGCTACTCGGCGAATGCCATCCTCGACGCCCTCCCGGAGGACAGCATCCGTGCCATCGCACCGCACCTCGAACTGGTCAGGGTCAAGGCCGGCATGCTTGACCGTGTCGGGGAACCGATGCGTCACCTGCATTTCCCGACGACCGCCATGATGTCGGTGCAGCATCTGATGGAGGACGGGGCGATGGTCGAGGTCGCCGTGGTTGGCCGCGAAGGCGTGGTCGGCCTGGCGACGCTCGTCGGCGGCACCGCGGTATCGAACCGCGTGGAGGTCCGTATCGGCGGGATGGCCTATCGCGTGCCGACCTGCGTGATGCGCTCGGAATTCGAACGTTCGCCGGCGACGTATCGGTTGCTGCTGAACTACTGCCAGGCAACGATGGCGCAGATCTCGCGCAGCGCGTTGTGCAACCGGCATCACTCGGTCAGCGAGCAGTTGAGCCGCTGGCTGCTGCTCGCGCATGACCGGATCGACGGCGACGAACTGGCCGTCACGCAACAGACGATCGCGAACATGCTCGGCGTGCGTCGCGAAGGTGTGACGGAAGCAGCCGGCAACCTGCAGGAAGCCGGGCTGATCCGTCAGCGTCGCGGCCGCATCACGGTGCTCGATCGCGACGGCCTCGAGCGCCAGGCGTGCGAGTGCTACGAGCTGATTCGTGCGGACTATCGCCGGCTGCTGGGCACGCGTGCCGGCGTGCGATCGATGCCGGTGCGGCCGCGCATGCACGATGTGCACGGTGGATTCCCCGCGCACGGTGCGTGA
- a CDS encoding undecaprenyl-phosphate glucose phosphotransferase — MAGGTNTMRRAAIAAADAALVLAGALAVQVVMGLAWGDLSDAQRGAIALLCALTVALLPRSVRVSRGAASSHDGGSELTRTLVAVVCASTLTVGGTMWIANRGGTVTTRWIARTVLSGDAALLLGRLALGALAMKRGDARARQRRVAIVGATAYGRVAIDRMQLEPAGPFAAACVFDDDAPVVAAADGIGGVPVIGDWVALRRMIRGGEIDEVWLTLPMSHESRIQRIVRELRDEFVELRLLPDVRQMAVVERSATDVLGMPAINLATTPRSAPELWAKFAFDRLFAIAVLIPLLPLLAVLAIAVKLSSPGPVLFRQRRKGADGREFHILKFRTMRVHRAQPGVVRQASRNDARITPVGAFLRRTSLDELPQFFNVLFGQMSVVGPRPHAIEHDDFYRQLVDCYMYRYRVRPGITGWAQVNGYRGETRKVEAMAARVKFDLFYMQNWSFWFDMKIILMTVVRGFVGRNAF; from the coding sequence ATGGCGGGTGGAACGAATACGATGCGGCGCGCCGCGATCGCTGCGGCCGATGCCGCGCTCGTGCTGGCAGGCGCGCTCGCCGTGCAGGTTGTGATGGGGCTCGCTTGGGGCGATCTGTCCGACGCGCAGCGCGGCGCGATTGCATTGCTGTGCGCGCTGACGGTCGCGCTCTTGCCGCGCAGCGTGCGTGTGTCGCGCGGCGCGGCGTCGTCGCATGACGGCGGATCCGAGCTGACGCGCACGCTGGTCGCCGTCGTGTGCGCGAGCACGCTGACGGTGGGCGGCACGATGTGGATCGCGAACCGCGGCGGCACGGTCACCACGCGCTGGATTGCGCGGACGGTGCTGTCCGGCGACGCGGCACTGCTGCTCGGCAGGCTGGCATTGGGCGCGCTGGCGATGAAGCGCGGCGACGCGCGCGCACGGCAGCGGCGAGTCGCGATTGTCGGCGCGACCGCTTACGGACGGGTGGCGATCGACCGTATGCAGCTCGAGCCGGCCGGCCCGTTCGCGGCGGCCTGCGTATTCGACGACGACGCGCCGGTCGTGGCAGCCGCCGACGGGATCGGCGGCGTGCCGGTGATCGGCGACTGGGTCGCGCTGCGGCGCATGATCCGCGGCGGCGAGATCGACGAAGTGTGGCTCACGTTGCCGATGTCCCACGAGTCGCGCATTCAGCGCATCGTGCGCGAATTGCGCGACGAGTTTGTCGAATTGCGACTGTTGCCGGACGTGCGGCAGATGGCGGTCGTCGAGCGATCGGCGACCGATGTGCTCGGCATGCCGGCAATCAACCTTGCGACCACGCCGCGTTCAGCACCGGAACTGTGGGCGAAGTTTGCGTTCGACCGGCTGTTCGCGATCGCCGTGCTGATCCCGCTGCTGCCGCTGCTTGCGGTGCTGGCGATCGCGGTGAAGCTGTCGTCGCCGGGGCCCGTCTTGTTCAGACAGCGCCGCAAGGGTGCCGACGGCCGCGAGTTTCACATCCTCAAGTTCAGGACGATGCGCGTGCATCGCGCACAGCCCGGTGTCGTGCGGCAGGCGTCGCGCAACGATGCACGCATCACGCCGGTCGGTGCGTTCTTGCGACGCACGTCGCTCGACGAGCTGCCGCAGTTCTTCAACGTGTTGTTCGGCCAGATGTCGGTGGTCGGGCCGCGTCCGCATGCGATCGAACACGACGACTTCTACCGGCAACTGGTCGACTGCTACATGTATCGCTATCGCGTACGGCCCGGGATTACGGGATGGGCGCAGGTGAACGGTTATCGTGGCGAGACGCGCAAGGTCGAAGCGATGGCCGCGCGTGTGAAGTTCGATCTGTTCTACATGCAGAACTGGAGCTTCTGGTTCGACATGAAGATCATCCTGATGACGGTCGTGCGTGGCTTCGTCGGGCGCAATGCGTTCTGA
- a CDS encoding Crp/Fnr family transcriptional regulator, with the protein MTLQANDAVAHASGMIELSHSFDANRFLAALDRDERATLIANLQLVHLKSGQVLCEPGEMLTAVYLPVTTAISLQYVSSGGMTLEVAEIGSESVVCDDVIGGSGRMPCRAVACRDGFVYRLDRRIFTAAFDASPVIRHLVFVCVRLLMAQVSQITFCSRHHVLKHQLCRWFLLAYDRSRSIEIQVTHSMLAQMLGVRRETVTDAAGEIQKLGLIRQYRSSIELADLAGLEKMSCGCRAIVRDEMKRILSADSSVSAAARA; encoded by the coding sequence GTGACCCTCCAGGCCAATGACGCCGTCGCCCACGCGAGCGGCATGATCGAGCTCTCCCACAGCTTCGACGCCAACCGATTCCTCGCGGCCCTCGATCGCGATGAACGCGCCACGCTGATTGCCAATCTTCAGCTCGTTCACCTGAAATCGGGCCAGGTGCTGTGCGAACCCGGCGAAATGCTCACTGCGGTTTATCTGCCCGTCACGACGGCGATTTCGCTGCAGTACGTATCGTCCGGCGGCATGACGCTGGAAGTCGCCGAGATCGGCAGCGAGAGCGTCGTATGCGACGACGTGATCGGCGGCAGCGGCCGGATGCCGTGCCGCGCCGTCGCATGCCGCGACGGCTTCGTCTACCGGCTCGACCGACGCATCTTCACTGCTGCGTTCGATGCATCGCCGGTGATTCGTCATCTGGTGTTCGTCTGCGTGCGGCTGCTGATGGCCCAGGTATCGCAGATCACGTTCTGCAGCCGCCATCACGTGCTCAAACATCAGTTATGCAGATGGTTTCTGCTTGCCTACGACCGGTCGCGCAGCATCGAGATCCAGGTCACCCACAGCATGCTCGCGCAGATGCTCGGCGTGCGGCGCGAGACGGTCACGGACGCGGCTGGCGAGATCCAGAAACTCGGCCTGATCCGCCAGTACCGAAGCTCGATCGAGCTTGCCGACCTCGCTGGCCTCGAGAAAATGTCGTGCGGCTGCCGCGCAATCGTGCGCGACGAGATGAAGCGCATCCTGTCGGCCGATTCGAGCGTGAGCGCAGCGGCACGCGCGTGA
- a CDS encoding DUF1839 family protein gives MKFVSRDGEDASFEDVRHRARHYRSHPLHSQEMVWKQTNCYVDMWLEVLRWWGLNPYAALPFTIALDFEGDQFTFFKFPHDELERLYGIVVQEHSIYEPLEQHIETQIARGHLMIVEVDAWFLPDTRGSSYRTQHTKTTIGVDSIDRARRQIGYFHNSGYYVAEDFDYNGLVGGSSPMPLPPYVECAKRRFAPLDERALCEASLASLQRHLRRLPIVNPVTAFRRQLQIDAKSLADSPLERFHAYSFNSVRQLGANFELFGHYARWLQASGCVGPFAEIRSACDRIASEAMVLEFRLARACARGKEERGDATLEAIEAAYADLIECARQITAPLQHAVPVRIEAAPVPLMR, from the coding sequence ATGAAATTCGTGTCCCGCGACGGCGAGGATGCGTCGTTCGAGGACGTGCGCCACCGCGCACGCCACTACCGGTCGCACCCGCTGCACAGTCAGGAGATGGTCTGGAAGCAGACCAACTGCTACGTCGACATGTGGCTCGAGGTGCTCCGGTGGTGGGGCCTCAATCCGTACGCGGCTCTGCCGTTTACGATCGCGCTCGATTTCGAGGGCGACCAGTTCACGTTCTTCAAGTTTCCGCACGACGAACTGGAGCGGCTCTACGGCATCGTCGTGCAGGAACACTCGATCTACGAGCCGCTCGAGCAACACATCGAGACGCAAATCGCGCGCGGTCACCTGATGATCGTCGAGGTCGACGCATGGTTCCTGCCGGACACGCGCGGCAGCAGCTACCGCACGCAGCACACGAAGACGACGATCGGGGTCGACTCGATCGATCGCGCGCGCCGCCAGATCGGCTACTTCCACAACAGCGGCTATTACGTGGCCGAGGATTTCGACTACAACGGCCTCGTCGGCGGCTCTTCGCCAATGCCGCTGCCGCCGTATGTCGAGTGCGCGAAGCGGCGCTTCGCGCCGCTCGACGAGCGCGCGCTGTGCGAAGCCTCGCTCGCCTCGTTGCAACGCCATCTGCGCCGCCTGCCGATCGTCAATCCGGTCACGGCGTTCCGGCGCCAGTTGCAGATCGACGCGAAATCGCTCGCCGACTCGCCGCTCGAACGCTTCCACGCGTATTCGTTCAATTCTGTGCGGCAACTCGGCGCGAACTTCGAACTGTTCGGCCATTACGCGCGGTGGCTGCAGGCGAGCGGCTGCGTCGGCCCGTTCGCCGAGATTCGTAGCGCCTGCGACCGCATCGCGTCCGAAGCGATGGTGCTTGAGTTCCGGCTGGCGCGGGCCTGCGCGCGCGGCAAGGAAGAGCGCGGCGACGCGACGCTCGAAGCGATCGAAGCGGCTTACGCCGACCTGATCGAGTGCGCGCGGCAGATCACCGCGCCGCTTCAGCACGCGGTACCCGTTCGAATCGAGGCGGCCCCCGTGCCGTTGATGCGGTGA
- a CDS encoding amino acid--[acyl-carrier-protein] ligase, protein MNDRLSVPSANTAALSDAPLDRAGTNPLRDELIDAGLLVSTGIQGLFGRSERFERVVEALDAFVTRLGADQQAEVLRFPPAMSRIEFERSEYMKSFPQLAGSVHAFRGDEQRHQRVLQCLDRGEDWTESQKPTYVVMTPAACYPVYPVVARAGALPDEGRIVDVFSYCFRHEPSLDPTRMQLFRMREYVRIGTPEQIVAFRATWMERGTRMIEALRLPNAIDLANDPFFGRGGKIVANSQREQNLKFELLIPIEHDDRQTACLSFNYHMDHFGLLWDIRTATGDVAHTGCVGFGLERLTLALFRHHGFDIDAWPADVRDVLWGTR, encoded by the coding sequence GTGAACGACCGCCTCTCCGTGCCCTCCGCCAACACCGCCGCCCTGTCGGACGCGCCGCTCGACCGCGCGGGTACCAATCCGCTGCGCGACGAGCTGATCGATGCGGGCCTGCTCGTGTCGACCGGCATCCAGGGCCTGTTCGGCCGCAGCGAGCGATTCGAGCGCGTCGTCGAGGCACTCGACGCCTTCGTCACGCGCCTCGGCGCCGATCAGCAGGCCGAGGTGCTGCGCTTCCCGCCGGCGATGAGCCGCATCGAGTTCGAGCGCAGCGAATACATGAAGAGCTTCCCGCAACTCGCGGGCAGCGTGCATGCGTTCCGCGGCGATGAGCAGCGGCATCAGCGCGTTCTGCAGTGCCTCGACCGAGGCGAGGACTGGACCGAAAGCCAGAAGCCGACTTACGTCGTGATGACGCCGGCCGCCTGCTACCCGGTCTATCCGGTCGTCGCGCGCGCGGGTGCGCTGCCCGACGAAGGCCGCATCGTCGACGTGTTCTCGTATTGCTTTCGCCACGAGCCGTCGCTCGACCCGACCCGCATGCAGCTGTTCCGGATGCGTGAATACGTGCGGATCGGCACGCCCGAGCAGATCGTTGCGTTCCGCGCGACGTGGATGGAGCGCGGCACGCGGATGATCGAGGCGCTGCGGCTGCCGAACGCGATCGATCTCGCGAACGATCCATTCTTCGGCCGCGGCGGCAAGATCGTCGCGAACAGCCAGCGCGAGCAGAACCTGAAGTTCGAGCTGCTGATTCCGATCGAGCACGACGATCGCCAGACCGCGTGCCTGAGCTTCAACTACCACATGGATCACTTCGGGTTGCTGTGGGACATCCGCACCGCGACTGGCGACGTCGCGCACACGGGCTGTGTCGGCTTCGGCCTCGAGCGGCTGACGCTCGCGCTGTTCCGTCATCATGGTTTCGACATCGACGCATGGCCGGCCGACGTTCGCGACGTGCTGTGGGGCACGCGATGA
- a CDS encoding acyl-CoA dehydrogenase family protein: MSALLPELADHDDARRLDEAAHAVAQIAAQHADAVDRDARCPVEAIEAMRARRLLSAMVPAQLGGAGASLADIASACSILGQACASSAMVFAMHQIQVACIVNHAADQGWHKLFLRQLVRHQWLLASATSEDGVGGNLRASQCALETNGGEFRLHKSAPTISYGDYADGILATARRDADAPPSEQVLVTLLRDGYTLTRRGEWDTLGMRGTCSNGFVLDALGTTEQCLPVPFAQIAEQTMVPVSHILWAAVWIGVAGDAFHRAHQFFRAQARQTDGAPSPASRRIAESLALMQAMQARVDNVLRLHASASPRSWSASMAWAAEINTLKTYVSSTALEVAQQAMMICGMAGYKHGTPFSIGRHLRDLHAAPLMISNDRIAANTASLLLALRPATLEKHS, from the coding sequence ATGAGCGCGCTGCTTCCCGAACTCGCGGACCACGACGACGCACGCCGGCTTGACGAAGCTGCGCATGCAGTCGCGCAAATCGCCGCCCAGCACGCGGATGCGGTTGACCGCGATGCGCGCTGCCCTGTCGAAGCGATCGAGGCCATGCGCGCGCGCCGCCTGCTGAGTGCAATGGTCCCGGCTCAGCTCGGCGGTGCCGGCGCGTCGCTGGCCGACATCGCATCGGCATGCTCGATCCTCGGCCAGGCCTGCGCATCGTCGGCGATGGTGTTCGCAATGCACCAGATCCAGGTCGCCTGCATCGTCAATCACGCGGCCGACCAGGGCTGGCACAAGCTGTTCCTGCGACAGCTCGTGCGCCATCAGTGGCTGCTCGCGTCGGCGACATCGGAAGATGGCGTTGGCGGCAACCTGCGCGCGAGCCAGTGCGCGCTCGAGACCAACGGCGGCGAATTCCGGTTGCACAAATCCGCGCCGACGATCTCGTACGGCGACTATGCGGACGGCATCCTCGCGACCGCGCGGCGCGACGCCGATGCACCGCCGTCCGAGCAAGTGCTCGTCACGCTGCTGCGCGACGGCTACACGCTCACGCGCCGCGGCGAATGGGACACGCTCGGCATGCGCGGGACGTGCAGCAACGGCTTCGTGCTCGACGCGCTGGGCACGACCGAGCAATGCCTGCCCGTGCCGTTCGCGCAGATCGCCGAACAGACGATGGTGCCGGTTTCGCACATCCTGTGGGCGGCGGTGTGGATCGGCGTGGCCGGCGATGCGTTCCATCGCGCGCATCAGTTCTTCCGCGCGCAGGCGCGCCAGACCGATGGCGCTCCGTCGCCCGCGTCACGGCGCATCGCCGAATCGCTTGCGCTGATGCAGGCGATGCAGGCCCGCGTCGACAACGTACTGCGCCTCCATGCCAGCGCGTCGCCCCGCTCGTGGTCGGCAAGCATGGCGTGGGCCGCCGAGATCAACACGCTGAAGACCTATGTGTCGTCGACCGCGCTCGAAGTCGCACAGCAGGCAATGATGATCTGCGGGATGGCGGGCTACAAGCACGGCACGCCGTTCAGCATCGGCCGCCACCTGCGCGACCTGCACGCGGCGCCGCTGATGATCAGCAACGACCGCATTGCCGCCAATACCGCGAGCCTGCTGCTCGCATTGCGTCCCGCGACGCTGGAGAAACATTCGTGA